The Candidatus Bathyarchaeia archaeon DNA window AGTCGCTCAGCATATCCCCCTGAAAAACCTTAACGAAAAAGTTTCCATTAGGCTTTAGTATTTGGAGGGCTATTTCTAAAGCCTTCTGAGCAAGATCTATCTGGCGGGCATGATCTAGCTCCCAGATTCCGGAAATATTAGGTGAAGCGTCTGAAATCACCACGTCAGCCCTTCTTGGAAGTATCTCCAAAATCTGCCTAACGGTTTCCTCCTCTGTTATGTCGCCTATGATTGTTTTAACATTAGGCTCCGGGAAGGGCTCAATGGGTTTTAGGTCAACTCCTAGAACAAAGCCTGTTGACCCAACAATTTTTCTTGCCGCTTGAGTCCATCCTCCCGGAGCAGCGCCCAAATCAACTACAACATCGCCTTCTCGGATGAAACGGTATTTTTCTACTGCTTGAAAAAGCTTGTAGGCTGCCCTTGAACGGTATTTTTCCTCCTTAGCCTTTCTATAATAGTAATCTCTTTTGCGCTCTTGAATCCAAGCCTTCGGCAAAATCAACTGTCACCTAAAAAGTTCTGAGACTCAGCTACTCGGAAAAGCCATTCAGTTAATTTTTCACAGCTTTGAGGTGTAATATTTCCTGTGGGTCCACACTTTGAGCTATCTGGACACATCATGCATGGGCAGTCAACTATGGAGTTTATGGAGGCCGGCAGTCTCCTCGGATAAAGCCTATAAGTCCATCGGCCATTGCGGAGCTCTTTCTCCCGCCTAATGAGCCCCTTGCTTTCCAGTTTAAGAGCTATCCTAGAGCCTTCTCGGCTGCTTGCCCCCAGCTTCTTCCATAGTTCCGACTGGAGCAGCCCATTGTTTCCGGCGCTCATTATTATTTGTAAGGCTCTTTGCTCTAGATCGTTGGGTTTCGGCATTCTTTCCCCTTCACTTTCCGTATGTGTATGCCATCTTCAGTAAGTTGTATGTTATCACAAACATAAATAATTTAGGTGATAAAAACTTAGGGCGAAATGGAATGTCTCCTAGAAAAATGCGTGAAGGCTACTGTTTGGGAATCGAGAGTACAGCGGACGATTTCAGTGTTGGAATAGCATCCTTCAATGGGGAGATACTAGCCAACATCATAGATGCCTATGTTCCATCCGAGGGCGGAATCCATCCTAGGGAGGCGGCTAGACACCATGCTGAAGTTGCCGCCCAAGTTCTTGAGGAAGCCTTTGAGAGGGCGGGAATAAAACCGAAG harbors:
- a CDS encoding transcriptional regulator — translated: MPKPNDLEQRALQIIMSAGNNGLLQSELWKKLGASSREGSRIALKLESKGLIRREKELRNGRWTYRLYPRRLPASINSIVDCPCMMCPDSSKCGPTGNITPQSCEKLTEWLFRVAESQNFLGDS
- a CDS encoding RlmE family RNA methyltransferase, giving the protein MPKAWIQERKRDYYYRKAKEEKYRSRAAYKLFQAVEKYRFIREGDVVVDLGAAPGGWTQAARKIVGSTGFVLGVDLKPIEPFPEPNVKTIIGDITEEETVRQILEILPRRADVVISDASPNISGIWELDHARQIDLAQKALEIALQILKPNGNFFVKVFQGDMLSDFIGRVKKHFRDVKVIKPRASRAKSSELFVLGLRLRAV